One window from the genome of Enterobacter asburiae encodes:
- a CDS encoding carboxylesterase/lipase family protein — MQNPSAPVVETRQGALTGLTDENVHLWCGIPYAAPPVGEWRWRSPRPPERWDGLREATAFSPSSWQSSEYCQELGGGDPGQFSEDCLYLNVWSPTERAGPLPVMVWLHGGGFTIGAGGLPPYNGKALATRGVVVVTINYRLGHLGFFAHPALEGEEGRVVHNFALLDQIAALEWVRDNIAGFGGDPANITLFGESAGARSVLSLLASPLAAGLFHKAIVQSGYTLPDTPREQALQKGEALAAHFGLENATAGQLRAIPPDAFWPLTAPLNVAPAPIAGDCVLPEAMLDVFFAARQHPVPVMIGSNSDEASVMAVFGIDLAGQIQKLRRERRFGLGLIKLLYPGVKGDEELGRQVCRDMAFTTMGYVVMQAQQRVGGLCWRYWFDYVAEAEHGTYINGAWHGNEVPYVFDTLGQVEPSRQYVNERDLQFAAQVADYWVSFARDAGRRDSLPGPTHWPACRKGRDVLLRIGVNKHAAFRLENRFMRARMSLFKRVMKHHVSLD; from the coding sequence ATGCAAAATCCTTCCGCCCCTGTGGTTGAAACGCGCCAGGGCGCACTGACTGGTTTAACCGATGAAAACGTTCACCTCTGGTGCGGTATTCCGTACGCCGCACCGCCCGTGGGGGAGTGGCGCTGGCGCTCGCCCCGGCCCCCTGAACGCTGGGATGGCCTGCGCGAGGCCACGGCTTTCTCGCCCTCAAGCTGGCAAAGCAGCGAGTATTGTCAGGAGCTAGGTGGCGGCGATCCGGGCCAGTTTTCCGAAGATTGTCTCTACCTTAACGTCTGGTCCCCCACAGAGCGCGCCGGGCCGCTTCCTGTTATGGTCTGGCTGCACGGGGGCGGGTTTACGATTGGTGCTGGTGGCTTACCGCCGTATAACGGCAAAGCGCTGGCCACGCGCGGCGTGGTTGTCGTGACGATCAACTACCGTCTCGGTCATCTCGGCTTTTTCGCCCATCCCGCGCTGGAAGGCGAGGAAGGGCGCGTAGTGCATAATTTTGCCCTGCTGGATCAGATAGCCGCCCTCGAATGGGTGCGGGATAATATCGCCGGGTTTGGTGGCGATCCTGCCAATATCACCCTGTTTGGCGAATCCGCCGGTGCGCGCAGCGTGCTCTCTCTGCTGGCCTCGCCGCTGGCGGCAGGATTGTTTCATAAGGCGATAGTACAAAGCGGATACACCCTGCCGGACACGCCGCGCGAGCAGGCGCTGCAAAAAGGAGAAGCGCTGGCCGCCCATTTCGGTCTGGAAAATGCGACCGCCGGGCAGCTACGCGCCATTCCGCCAGACGCGTTCTGGCCGCTCACCGCGCCGCTGAACGTCGCCCCGGCGCCCATCGCTGGAGACTGTGTTCTACCGGAAGCCATGCTGGACGTCTTTTTTGCCGCCCGTCAGCATCCGGTGCCGGTGATGATTGGTTCCAACAGCGATGAAGCCAGCGTGATGGCGGTGTTTGGCATCGATCTCGCAGGACAAATTCAGAAGCTTCGTCGGGAGCGTCGCTTCGGACTGGGGCTGATTAAGCTGCTCTATCCGGGCGTGAAGGGCGATGAAGAGCTGGGCAGGCAGGTGTGCCGCGACATGGCCTTTACCACCATGGGCTACGTGGTGATGCAGGCCCAGCAGCGCGTCGGTGGATTGTGCTGGCGTTACTGGTTTGACTATGTCGCCGAAGCGGAACATGGCACGTATATCAACGGCGCCTGGCACGGCAACGAAGTTCCCTACGTCTTTGATACGCTCGGTCAGGTAGAGCCTTCGCGTCAGTACGTCAATGAGCGGGACCTGCAGTTTGCTGCTCAGGTGGCGGATTACTGGGTGAGCTTTGCGCGTGACGCGGGTCGTCGCGACAGCCTGCCCGGTCCGACGCACTGGCCCGCGTGTCGTAAAGGGCGGGACGTTCTGTTACGCATTGGTGTGAATAAACATGCAGCTTTCAGGCTTGAAAACCGCTTTATGCGTGCCCGCATGAGCCTCTTCAAACGGGTGATGAAGCACCACGTCAGCCTCGATTAA
- a CDS encoding ferritin-like domain-containing protein — MNHVEHYHDWLRDAHAMEKQAESMLESMASRIDNYPDVRARIEQHINETKRQITLLEEILDRNDISRSVLKDSMSKMAALGQSIGGMFPSDEIVKGSISGYVFEQFEIACYTSLLAAAKKAGDVASVPAIETILAEEREMADWLIRHIPQTTEQFLLRSDASGVEAKK, encoded by the coding sequence ATGAATCACGTAGAACACTACCATGACTGGCTACGCGATGCCCATGCGATGGAAAAGCAAGCCGAATCTATGCTGGAATCCATGGCCAGCCGTATCGATAATTATCCTGATGTTCGCGCAAGAATTGAGCAGCATATTAATGAGACAAAACGGCAAATTACATTGCTGGAAGAAATCCTCGACCGTAATGATATTTCTCGTTCGGTTTTAAAAGATTCGATGAGCAAAATGGCGGCGCTGGGGCAGTCCATCGGCGGCATGTTCCCGTCTGATGAAATCGTTAAGGGTTCGATCAGCGGCTATGTTTTCGAACAGTTTGAAATAGCCTGTTATACCTCCCTGCTCGCGGCGGCTAAGAAAGCAGGCGACGTCGCCTCTGTACCCGCCATCGAGACGATTCTGGCGGAAGAACGCGAAATGGCCGACTGGCTGATCCGTCATATTCCGCAGACTACGGAACAGTTCCTGCTGCGTTCAGACGCATCGGGCGTCGAAGCAAAAAAATAA
- a CDS encoding YciE/YciF ferroxidase family protein gives MNMKSVEDVFIHLLSDTYSAEKQLTRALSKLARAASSEKLSAAFTAHLEETQGQIERIDQIVEQEDGIKLKRMKCVAMEGLIEEANEVIESTEKNEVRDAALIAAAQKVEHYEIASYGTLATLAEQLGYKKAVKLLAETLEEEKETDLKLTDLAVGNINQKAQK, from the coding sequence ATGAATATGAAAAGCGTCGAGGATGTCTTTATTCATCTTCTGTCGGATACCTACAGCGCAGAAAAGCAGCTTACCCGAGCGTTAAGCAAACTTGCCCGCGCCGCCTCCAGCGAGAAGCTGAGCGCCGCTTTTACCGCACACCTGGAAGAGACGCAGGGTCAGATCGAACGTATCGACCAGATCGTCGAGCAGGAAGACGGCATTAAGCTTAAGCGCATGAAGTGCGTGGCGATGGAAGGCTTAATTGAAGAAGCCAACGAAGTCATCGAAAGCACGGAAAAAAACGAAGTACGTGATGCCGCACTTATTGCCGCCGCGCAAAAAGTCGAACATTACGAAATTGCCAGCTACGGTACCCTTGCAACACTAGCTGAACAACTGGGCTATAAAAAAGCCGTTAAGCTTCTTGCCGAAACGCTGGAAGAAGAAAAAGAAACCGATCTTAAACTCACCGACCTGGCCGTTGGAAATATTAACCAAAAAGCGCAGAAATGA
- a CDS encoding manganese catalase family protein — protein sequence MFRHVKQLQYTVRVSEPNPGLANLLLEQFGGPQGELAAACRYFTQGLSDDDPGRKDMLMDIATEELSHLEIIGTLVGMLNKGAKGALAEGVENEAELYRSMTENGNDSHITSLLYGGGTPLTNSAGVPWTAAYVDTIGEPTADLRSNVAAEARAKIIYERLINVTDDPGVKDALAFLMTREAAHQLSFEKALQSIRNNFPPGKLPPIEEFTNKYYNMSEGGEVRGSWNSDKHFDYVESPQPAVDGGDGSASVTLTTEQATLVKAMSARTKSDPHSDPLTGAELGAGKTKP from the coding sequence ATGTTCCGACACGTCAAACAGCTGCAATACACGGTTCGCGTTTCTGAACCCAACCCTGGCCTCGCCAACCTTTTACTGGAACAGTTCGGTGGGCCGCAGGGCGAACTGGCTGCCGCCTGCCGGTACTTTACGCAAGGATTGAGCGATGACGATCCGGGCCGTAAAGATATGCTGATGGATATCGCCACCGAGGAGCTGAGCCACCTCGAAATCATCGGTACCCTGGTCGGCATGCTGAATAAAGGCGCTAAAGGCGCGCTGGCGGAAGGGGTGGAAAACGAGGCTGAACTGTATCGGTCCATGACCGAAAACGGCAATGACAGCCATATTACCTCCCTGCTCTACGGTGGCGGCACCCCGCTCACCAACTCTGCGGGCGTGCCCTGGACGGCGGCCTACGTCGACACCATCGGCGAGCCGACGGCGGACCTGCGCTCGAACGTGGCAGCGGAAGCCCGAGCGAAAATCATCTATGAACGGCTGATCAACGTGACCGACGATCCCGGCGTAAAGGATGCGCTGGCGTTTCTGATGACGCGCGAGGCGGCGCATCAGCTCTCCTTTGAGAAGGCGCTGCAGTCCATCCGTAACAATTTCCCGCCGGGAAAATTGCCGCCAATCGAGGAATTCACCAACAAGTACTACAATATGTCTGAAGGTGGAGAGGTTCGCGGAAGCTGGAACAGCGATAAACATTTCGATTACGTTGAGTCCCCCCAGCCTGCGGTTGATGGCGGCGATGGCAGCGCAAGCGTCACGCTCACGACCGAACAGGCAACCCTGGTCAAGGCGATGTCCGCCCGCACGAAGTCCGATCCACATTCCGACCCGCTGACCGGTGCCGAGCTGGGTGCCGGTAAGACTAAACCGTAA
- a CDS encoding pyridoxal phosphate-dependent aminotransferase, with product MTLRTPVQTRSKLPDVGTTIFTVIGQLSAQHNAINLSQGAPNFSCDPKLIAGVTRAMEAGHNQYASMTGLQPLKERIADKIATLYGTQYDPASEVLVTASASEGLYSAISGLVHPGDEVIYFEPSFDSYAPIVRLQGATPIAIKLTVPDFTVNWDEVRAAITPRTRMIIINTPHNPSGQVFSANDLEQLAALTRNTDIIILSDEVYEHVVFDGEPHHGMATHPQLAERSVIISSFGKTYHVTGWRVGYCVAPAVLMDEICKVHQFLMFSADTPMQHAFAEHMVDPQTWLSLSAFYQRKRDLLHSLLADSPFTLLPSAGSFFMLADYSQFSDERDSELVKRLIVEYGVATIPLSAFYADGTDNKLIRLSFAKDEATLRAGAQALCRVKPR from the coding sequence ATGACTTTACGAACGCCTGTGCAAACGCGCTCCAAACTGCCGGATGTGGGAACCACCATTTTTACCGTTATCGGCCAGCTCTCGGCGCAGCATAACGCGATTAACCTTTCTCAGGGCGCACCGAATTTTTCCTGCGACCCGAAGCTGATTGCGGGCGTCACGCGCGCAATGGAGGCGGGGCATAACCAGTATGCGTCAATGACCGGCCTGCAGCCGCTTAAGGAACGTATTGCCGATAAAATTGCCACGCTCTACGGCACGCAGTATGACCCTGCCAGCGAGGTGCTGGTGACCGCCAGCGCCAGCGAAGGGCTCTATTCGGCAATAAGCGGGCTGGTGCATCCGGGGGATGAGGTGATCTACTTTGAACCGTCCTTTGACAGCTACGCGCCGATTGTCCGTCTGCAGGGGGCAACCCCGATAGCCATCAAGCTCACCGTGCCGGATTTTACCGTCAACTGGGATGAGGTTCGCGCCGCGATCACCCCGCGCACGCGCATGATCATCATCAATACGCCGCATAACCCGAGCGGCCAGGTCTTCTCCGCCAATGACCTGGAACAGCTGGCGGCGCTGACGCGCAATACCGACATCATTATTTTGTCTGACGAAGTGTACGAACACGTCGTTTTTGACGGTGAGCCGCACCACGGAATGGCCACGCACCCGCAGCTGGCGGAGCGCAGCGTGATAATTTCCTCTTTCGGAAAAACCTATCACGTCACCGGGTGGCGCGTGGGTTACTGTGTTGCACCGGCGGTACTGATGGACGAGATTTGTAAAGTCCATCAATTTTTAATGTTTTCTGCCGATACGCCAATGCAGCACGCGTTTGCTGAACATATGGTCGATCCGCAAACCTGGCTGTCGCTGTCGGCGTTTTATCAGCGCAAGCGCGATTTGCTGCACAGCCTGCTGGCCGATTCGCCGTTTACGCTGCTGCCGAGCGCCGGATCGTTCTTCATGCTGGCCGACTACAGCCAGTTCAGCGACGAGCGCGACAGCGAGCTGGTGAAGAGGCTGATCGTTGAGTACGGCGTTGCCACCATTCCGCTGTCGGCGTTTTATGCGGACGGTACGGATAATAAATTGATTCGTCTTTCTTTTGCCAAAGATGAGGCGACGTTACGGGCAGGTGCCCAGGCCCTGTGTCGGGTTAAACCACGCTGA
- the cydB gene encoding cytochrome d ubiquinol oxidase subunit II, with protein MGVDISVIWFAIIVFATLMYIIMDGFDLGIGLLFNFVGDAKERDVMVNSVAPVWDGNETWLVLGGAGLFGAFPLAYAVIVDALTIPLTAMLIGLIFRGVAFEFRFKATPSHRKFWDYSFAGGSLLATFSQGIVVGAMINGFDVEGRRFVGSALDWLTPFNLFCGIGLVVAYMLLGTTWLIMKSEGALQIRMRELTRHVLLALMVVIAVVSIWTPLGWQYVADRWFTLPNFFWFLPVPLLVGLFSVLIWRLTSNPNSHSRPFLLTLGLIFLGFSGLGISLWPNIIPPRITLWEAAAPPASQLFMLVGTLLIIPVILVYTAWSYYVFRGKVSDTEGYH; from the coding sequence ATGGGCGTCGATATCTCAGTTATCTGGTTTGCCATCATCGTCTTTGCCACGCTGATGTACATCATTATGGATGGCTTTGATTTGGGCATCGGCCTGCTGTTTAACTTCGTGGGGGATGCGAAGGAGCGGGATGTGATGGTCAACAGCGTGGCGCCGGTCTGGGACGGTAACGAAACCTGGCTGGTACTCGGCGGCGCGGGCCTGTTCGGCGCATTTCCGCTGGCCTATGCAGTGATCGTGGATGCATTGACCATTCCCCTTACCGCCATGCTAATTGGCCTGATCTTTCGCGGCGTGGCGTTCGAGTTTCGCTTTAAAGCCACACCGTCACACCGAAAGTTCTGGGACTACTCCTTTGCGGGCGGCTCCCTGCTCGCGACCTTCAGCCAGGGCATCGTCGTGGGCGCAATGATCAACGGCTTTGACGTTGAGGGCCGACGTTTTGTCGGCTCCGCGCTTGACTGGCTCACCCCCTTCAATCTCTTCTGCGGCATCGGTCTGGTCGTCGCCTACATGCTGCTGGGCACCACCTGGCTCATCATGAAAAGTGAAGGCGCGCTGCAAATCCGCATGCGCGAGCTGACACGCCACGTGCTGCTGGCGCTTATGGTCGTCATTGCCGTGGTGAGCATTTGGACGCCGCTCGGCTGGCAGTACGTGGCCGACCGCTGGTTCACGCTGCCCAACTTCTTCTGGTTCCTGCCGGTGCCCCTGCTGGTCGGGCTTTTCAGCGTGCTGATCTGGCGCCTGACCAGCAACCCGAACAGCCACTCCCGCCCCTTCCTGCTGACGCTGGGGCTTATTTTCCTCGGGTTTAGCGGGCTCGGTATTAGCCTCTGGCCGAACATTATTCCGCCGCGCATCACCCTGTGGGAAGCCGCGGCCCCGCCTGCCAGCCAGCTGTTTATGCTGGTAGGCACGTTACTGATTATTCCGGTGATCCTGGTGTACACCGCCTGGAGCTACTACGTCTTCCGGGGCAAAGTGTCGGATACTGAAGGCTATCACTGA
- the hglS gene encoding 2-oxoadipate dioxygenase/decarboxylase HglS: protein MANTITADDIREHFSQAMSAMYQQEVPQYGTLLELVADVNLAVLENNPLLHEQLANADELARLNVERHGAIRVGTSQELSTLRRMFAIMGMYPVSYYDLSQAGVPVHSTAFRPVDDAALCRNPFRIFTSLLRLELIENVALRERAAEILSHRNIFTPRCLELIDLHESEGHFTDAQAHEFVHEALETFRWHRHATVDQETYLALSNEHRLIADVVCFPGCHINHLTPRTLDIDRVQELMPKYGIEPKILIEGPPRRDVPVLLRQTSFKALEEPVLFAGEHKGTHTARFGEIEQRGVALTPKGRELYDSLLAQAGTGKDNLTHQLHLREIFSAFPDSEMLMRRQELAYFRYRLTPAGEAHRHAFRPGDDPQPLIERGWVVAQPITYEDFLPVSAAGIFQSNLGNETQARSHGNASRDAFEDALGCQVYDEFTLYQEAETRSKQRCGLL, encoded by the coding sequence ATGGCGAACACCATCACGGCTGATGACATTCGGGAACACTTTTCGCAGGCTATGTCGGCGATGTACCAGCAGGAAGTTCCGCAGTACGGCACCTTGCTTGAACTGGTTGCGGACGTAAACCTGGCGGTTCTGGAAAATAATCCACTACTACATGAACAACTGGCGAACGCCGATGAGCTTGCGCGCCTGAACGTTGAGCGTCACGGGGCGATCCGCGTCGGCACGTCACAGGAACTTTCAACCCTGCGCCGTATGTTTGCGATTATGGGCATGTACCCGGTCAGCTATTACGATCTCTCGCAGGCGGGGGTGCCGGTCCACTCAACGGCGTTTCGCCCGGTTGATGATGCGGCCCTGTGTCGAAATCCGTTTCGTATCTTTACCTCGCTGCTGCGTCTTGAGCTGATTGAAAACGTCGCGCTGCGCGAGCGTGCCGCAGAGATCCTGTCTCACCGGAACATCTTTACCCCCCGCTGTCTGGAACTGATCGACCTCCATGAGTCGGAAGGGCACTTTACTGACGCACAGGCTCACGAGTTTGTGCACGAAGCGTTAGAAACCTTCCGCTGGCACCGCCATGCGACGGTTGATCAGGAAACCTATCTGGCACTGAGCAACGAACATCGCCTGATTGCCGACGTGGTCTGCTTCCCGGGCTGCCATATTAACCACCTCACGCCGCGCACGCTGGATATTGACCGGGTGCAGGAACTGATGCCGAAGTACGGTATCGAGCCAAAAATTCTGATCGAAGGACCGCCACGTCGCGACGTGCCCGTCTTATTGCGTCAAACCAGCTTCAAGGCGCTGGAAGAGCCGGTGCTGTTTGCCGGTGAACATAAAGGCACCCACACCGCGCGCTTCGGTGAGATTGAACAGCGCGGCGTGGCGCTGACCCCGAAAGGCCGGGAACTGTACGACAGCCTCCTCGCTCAGGCAGGAACCGGTAAAGATAACCTCACACACCAGCTGCATCTGCGGGAGATTTTTAGCGCCTTCCCTGACAGCGAAATGCTCATGCGCCGTCAGGAGCTGGCCTATTTCCGCTACCGCCTGACGCCAGCCGGGGAAGCCCATCGTCATGCGTTCCGTCCGGGTGACGATCCGCAGCCGCTGATTGAGCGCGGATGGGTGGTTGCCCAGCCGATCACCTACGAAGATTTCCTCCCGGTCAGCGCCGCGGGGATTTTCCAGTCCAATCTCGGGAACGAAACCCAGGCCCGCAGCCACGGTAACGCGAGCCGCGATGCGTTTGAAGACGCGCTGGGCTGCCAGGTGTATGACGAGTTTACGCTCTACCAGGAGGCTGAAACGCGCAGCAAACAGCGTTGCGGTTTGCTCTGA
- a CDS encoding general stress protein, whose translation MAEHRGGSGNFAEDREKASEAGRKGGQHSGGNFKNDPQRASEAGKKGGQNSHGGGRKSDNS comes from the coding sequence ATGGCAGAGCATCGTGGTGGTTCCGGTAATTTCGCTGAAGATCGTGAAAAAGCATCAGAAGCTGGACGTAAAGGTGGCCAGCATAGCGGTGGGAACTTTAAAAACGATCCGCAACGCGCTTCTGAAGCGGGTAAGAAAGGAGGACAGAACAGTCACGGCGGAGGCCGTAAATCTGACAACTCCTGA
- a CDS encoding LysR family transcriptional regulator, whose protein sequence is MSRRSLPLNAIDAFLVTARHLNLTHAAAELCLTQGAVSRKIASLEAWFGFPLFERHARGLRLSPQGSALLPELQSAFEQLLSVADQARSQHTVIRLKAPTCAMRWLVPRLLEVEREHPDLQIALTTTTDHNVNFKTESYDAAIVFGTHMSAGDLLFEEALTPVISPVRAGAALGSLTFLHPTRDKTDWSLWLTKQEGPGFVMHKNQHFDTMDLAITAAIQGLGVAIADETLVAEDVHAGRLMRPYQTSIKTGASYRLVLRETPGEENGLAAFRACLLNRG, encoded by the coding sequence ATGTCACGCCGTTCGCTCCCCCTTAATGCCATCGACGCATTTTTAGTCACCGCGCGTCACCTCAATCTGACCCATGCCGCCGCGGAACTGTGTCTGACGCAGGGGGCCGTGAGCCGTAAGATTGCCTCCCTTGAGGCGTGGTTTGGCTTTCCGCTTTTTGAACGCCACGCGCGCGGGCTACGCCTCTCGCCGCAGGGCAGCGCCCTGCTTCCGGAGCTGCAGTCCGCTTTCGAGCAGCTGCTGTCCGTGGCCGACCAGGCCCGCAGCCAGCACACGGTGATCCGGCTGAAGGCTCCCACCTGCGCCATGCGCTGGCTAGTGCCGCGCCTGCTGGAGGTGGAGCGCGAGCATCCGGATCTGCAAATTGCGCTGACCACCACCACCGATCACAACGTCAATTTCAAAACCGAATCTTACGACGCGGCCATTGTGTTCGGCACGCACATGAGCGCTGGCGATCTACTGTTCGAAGAGGCGCTCACCCCGGTGATAAGCCCGGTGCGGGCAGGCGCAGCGCTGGGCTCGTTAACGTTCCTTCACCCCACAAGGGATAAGACAGACTGGTCGCTGTGGCTGACGAAACAGGAAGGCCCTGGCTTTGTCATGCACAAAAATCAACACTTCGATACGATGGATCTCGCCATTACGGCCGCCATTCAGGGGCTGGGCGTCGCCATCGCCGACGAAACGCTGGTGGCAGAAGATGTTCACGCGGGCAGGCTGATGCGGCCCTATCAGACAAGCATAAAAACCGGCGCAAGCTACCGGCTGGTGCTGCGCGAAACGCCTGGCGAGGAAAATGGTCTCGCGGCGTTTCGCGCCTGTTTGCTTAATCGAGGCTGA
- a CDS encoding cytochrome ubiquinol oxidase subunit I: MFELDAFHLARIQFAFTVSFHILFPAITIGLASYLVVLEGMWLRTKNDVWRSLYHFWLKIFAVNFGMGVVSGLVMAYQFGTNWSGFSQFAGSITGPLLTYEVLTAFFLEAGFLGVMMFGWNKVGPGLHFFSTCMVALGTLMSTFWILASNSWMHTPQGFTIENGQVIPQDWLAIVFNPSFPYRLIHMAIAAFLSSALFVGASGAWHLLRGNDTPAVRTMFSMAMWMALLVAPIQAVVGDMHGLNTLEHQPAKIAAIEGHWENPPGEATPLLLFGLPDMDEERTKYGLEIPALGSLILTHSLDKQVPALKDFPKEDRPNSTIVFWSFRVMVGMGLLMITLGLIGVWLRYRHRFYHSRPFHWFALCMGPAGLLALLAGWVTTEVGRQPWVVYGYLRTIDAVSLHSTLQMSISLLAFFVVYSSVFGVGYVYLIRLIKKGPQPVDTLTSNTSGTPARPLSAAESVPEEERT; this comes from the coding sequence ATGTTCGAACTCGACGCGTTCCATCTGGCCAGAATTCAGTTCGCTTTTACCGTCTCGTTTCATATCCTTTTTCCTGCGATCACCATCGGCCTCGCCAGCTATCTGGTGGTGCTGGAGGGTATGTGGCTGCGCACCAAAAACGACGTCTGGCGTTCGCTTTACCATTTCTGGCTCAAGATATTTGCCGTTAACTTCGGGATGGGTGTCGTTTCCGGGCTGGTCATGGCGTACCAGTTTGGCACCAACTGGAGCGGGTTCTCACAGTTCGCGGGCAGTATTACCGGCCCACTCCTGACCTATGAGGTGTTAACCGCCTTCTTCCTCGAGGCCGGTTTCCTTGGCGTCATGATGTTCGGCTGGAATAAGGTCGGTCCCGGCCTGCACTTCTTTTCAACCTGCATGGTGGCGCTCGGCACGCTGATGTCGACCTTCTGGATCCTCGCGTCCAACAGCTGGATGCATACGCCGCAGGGTTTCACTATCGAGAACGGACAGGTTATCCCGCAGGACTGGCTGGCGATCGTCTTTAACCCCTCCTTCCCTTACCGCCTTATTCATATGGCTATCGCCGCGTTTCTGAGCAGCGCGCTGTTTGTCGGCGCGTCGGGCGCATGGCACCTGCTGCGCGGTAACGATACGCCCGCCGTGCGCACCATGTTTTCCATGGCGATGTGGATGGCGCTGCTGGTCGCCCCCATCCAGGCGGTCGTGGGCGATATGCACGGCCTGAACACGCTTGAGCATCAGCCGGCCAAAATTGCCGCCATCGAGGGGCACTGGGAAAACCCGCCCGGCGAGGCCACCCCGCTGCTGCTGTTTGGCCTGCCGGATATGGACGAAGAGCGCACCAAATACGGTCTTGAGATCCCCGCGCTCGGCAGCCTTATCCTGACACACAGCCTGGACAAGCAGGTCCCGGCGCTGAAAGACTTCCCGAAAGAAGATCGCCCAAACTCGACCATCGTTTTCTGGTCGTTTCGCGTCATGGTTGGGATGGGGCTGCTGATGATTACTCTCGGTCTGATTGGCGTCTGGCTGCGCTATCGTCATCGGTTTTACCACTCTCGCCCGTTCCACTGGTTTGCCCTCTGCATGGGGCCTGCCGGGCTGCTGGCGCTACTCGCCGGCTGGGTGACCACCGAAGTGGGCCGCCAGCCGTGGGTGGTCTATGGCTATCTGCGCACCATCGACGCGGTATCGCTGCACAGCACCCTGCAGATGAGCATCAGCCTGCTGGCGTTCTTCGTCGTCTACTCATCGGTGTTTGGCGTGGGCTATGTTTACCTCATTCGGCTGATTAAGAAAGGGCCGCAGCCTGTCGATACGCTGACGTCAAATACCTCGGGCACGCCCGCCCGTCCGCTGTCTGCCGCTGAGTCTGTTCCTGAAGAGGAGAGAACCTGA